One window of the Corticium candelabrum chromosome 7, ooCorCand1.1, whole genome shotgun sequence genome contains the following:
- the LOC134182567 gene encoding rho-related protein racA-like — protein MRYKMKLVVVGDAGVGKTALLFAFTLGSAPVSYVPTVFDTLSKGMTVDGYTVDVGLWDTAGQEDYDRLRPLAYPLADVFLVCFSLVRHQSLMSCQEKWMPELRRFSLDVPVILVGNKCDMRADEGSACTHIPWQDGHKMARQLGCVAYYETSAMTQSSLQQVFTNAVRAGLYFLLRNESIGCFPWKRMRSTSRGGMSITLQRPSPPLPSDISPRLYVIVTPSTYEIDLKQMISNPLCADVEFHVASEIFSAHRIILCASSMIFAKMFGVQLELHGLDDCSKVAPSFLTVTKRLHHQYPAVDVITCSSEVKPVVFLRVLEYIYIGCFQLESINAKLLDEVESLGETLHISQLVRYCRYLRSENQGRAFRITTAVRESFSDVLQSRFVNRVALADTWFVVNGVEIPAHAPLLVGRCDVMAAMLTRNGFLESKTRRVSIKETSIESFLVLLEYLYTDRARLGKTDPIDLLALADRFCLPRLVSLCELHIAKEVETLMRRTDYDFNIIGLLLTAQFYHATQLRMWCLDMIANKFETLKTKPEFTLVEGDNLVYIEEHKFPPQAFLDEEREYRIATKALSGDRTGKRCSVM, from the exons GACGTTGGTTTGTGGGATACGG CTGGGCAAGAGGATTACGACAGATTGAGGCCGCTGGCGTATCCTCTAGCTGACGTTTTTCTAGTTTGCTTTTCACTCGTTCGACACCAATCATTGATGAGTTGCCAGGAAAAGTGGATGCCAGAGTTGCGTCGCTTTTCTCTTGATGTGCCGGTCATTCTTGTTGGAAACAAGTGTGATATGAGGGCAGACGAAGGGAGCGCCTGTACTCACATTCCCTGGCAGGATGGCCACAAGATGGCACGGCAGCTCG GATGTGTAGCATATTATGAAACGAGTGCGATGACTCAGTCATCATTGCAGCAAGTCTTCACTAATGCAGTTCGTGCTGGTTTGTATTTTTTACTTCGAAATGAGTCGATTGGGTGTTTTCCGTGGAAGAG AATGAGATCTACAAGCAGAGGTGGTATGAGTATTACACTTCAACGGCCTTCTCCACCACTTCCTTCTGACATTAGTCCACGTCTCTATGTTATTGTTACTCCATCGACTTACGAGATCGATCTAAAGCAGATGATCAGTAACCCTCTGTGTGCAGATGTCGAGTTTCATGTTGCATCAGAAATCTTTTCTGCGCATCGTATTATTCTTTGTGCATCTTCGATGATCTTTGCGAAGATGTTTGGTGTTCAGTTGGAGCTACATGGATTAGATGACTGCAGTAAGGTAGCGCCTTCATTTCTGACTGTCACTAAGAG GTTACATCACCAGTATCCTGCTGTTGATGTTATTACTTGCTCTTCTGAAGTGAAACCTGTTGTATTCTTACGAGTTCTCGAATACATTTACATTGGTTGCTTTCAACTTGAAAGTATCAATGCAAAGCTACTAGACGAAGTGGAGTCTCTCGGTGAGACATTGCACATCTCTCAGTTGGTACGCTACTGTCGCTACCTCCGAAGCGAAAATCAAGGTCGAGCTTTTAGAATTACAACAGCCGTCAGAGAGAGCTTTTCAGACGTGTTACAAAGTCGGTTTGTTAACCGTGTGGCTCTGGCCGACACGTGGTTTGTTGTCAATGGAGTTGAAATTCCAGCTCATGCTCCACTGTTAGTTGGACGATGTGATGTCATGGCCGCCATGTTGACCAGAAATGGATTTCTTGAAAGCAAGACAAGAAGG GTTAGCATCAAGGAAACATCAATTGAGAGTTTTCTCGTTCTGTTGGAGTATCTCTACACAGACAGAGCTCGTTTAGGTAAAACAGATCCGATAGACCTTCTTGCTCTCGCCGATCGATTCTGCCTTCCTCGGCTTGTATCTCTATGTGAGCTACATATAGCCAAAGAGGTGGAAACACTTATGAGGCGTACGGATTACGATTTCAACATAATCG GTTTGCTGCTTACGGCTCAATTCTATCATGCAACACAGCTTCGTATGTGGTGTCTCGACATGATAGCAAACAAATTTGAGACGTTGAAGACAAAGCCAGAATTCACGTTGGTAGAAGGTGACAACTTGGTGTACATCGAAGAACACAAGTTTCCACCTCAGGCTTTTCTTGACGAGGAAAGAGAATACCGGATAGCTACGAAAGCACTTTCCGGAGATCGGACAGGAAAAAGGTGTAGTGTTATGTAA
- the LOC134181810 gene encoding uncharacterized protein LOC134181810 gives MIVVTSLALYFPTKKRSCLLACEKGASCWLTAIPLEQHGFTLHKSAFRDALCLRYGWHPSNLPDICPCGSKFSVDHSLSCPTGGYPSIRHNEVRDLFTNLLTEVCHDVHKEPVLQPLNGEVFQKRCTTSDENARLDIAVSGFWGGHFQRTFFDVRVFNPNASSYKSVQIPSLYKRQEQEKKRRYEERINNVELSSFTPIILACTGGCSKLTSIFLKRLASLLSEKHHTEYSTTI, from the exons ATGATTGTGGTCACATCACTTGCGCTGTATTTCCCTACAAAG AAACGCAGTTGTTTG ttggCCTGTGAGAAGGGTGCCTCCTGCTGGCTGACCGCAATCCCACTAGAGCAACACGGattcactttgcacaaatctgCGTTTCGGGATGCCCTGTGCCTCAGATACGGTTGGCACCCGTCCAACCTCCCAGACATATGTCCATGTGGATCTAAATTCTCAGTAGAtcactctctgtcatgtccaacaggaggataccccagcatccgccataacgaggtccgcgatttatttaccaacttgttgacagaggtttgccacgatgtacacaaagagcccgttctgcaacctctcaacggcgaggtgtttcaaaaacgctgtactacctctgacgaaaatgccagacttgatattgctgtcagtggattttggggtgggcacttccaacgaactttctttgacgtcagggtcttcaaccctaatgcctcatcctacaaatcagtgcagatcccgtcattatataaacggcaggaacaagagaagaaaaggcgatacgaggaacgaattaataacgtggagctttcatcgttcacgccaatcattttagcatgcactggaggatgcagtaaactgacgtctattttcttgaaaagactagcctcacttttatcggaaaagcaccacaccgagtacagcacaactatc
- the LOC134181811 gene encoding galectin-4-like, whose amino-acid sequence MAEAKTKNQDLQITLPFSHPYLTNSPGRSIYINGKLSENPYRFSVNFFTTDDPDDDSGSALTINIRFDERAAVFNSKTGGVWNVEERADSFPFVPGEIFLFTVLTTEQFYDIKVNDEHLYSFNHRLSIDSVRRLGINQEQIAEISTVDLLQVYVDSSWTEQDLDGTNVFLTSRASELNVYVGSDATTVAAGSVQNRKAKFTLEKQPEGINIYTLKNERYRLQFLTITTEKQLAAVSYYLE is encoded by the exons ATGGCTGAGGCGAAGACAAAGAATCAAGATCTACAG ATTACTCTACCGTTTTCTCATCCTTATCTGACCAACAGCCCTGGAAGAAGTATTTACATTAACGGAAAATTGTCAGAGAATCCGTATCGATTTAGTGTGAATTTTTTCACTACTGATGATCCTGATGACGACAGTGGTAGCGCCCTCACTATTAATATTCGATTTGATGAACGTGCTGCGGTGTTTAACTCCAAAACAGGCGGAGTATGGAATGTTGAAGAGAGAGCGGATAGTTTTCCGTTTGTGCCTGGCGAAATATTTCTTTTCACCGTATTGACAACCGAACAGTTCTATGACATCAAAGTGAATGATGAACATCTATATTCTTTCAATCATCGTCTGTCTATAGACTCTGTCAGGCGACTTGGAATCAATCAGGAGCAAATTGCAGAAATTTCTACCGTCGATCTGTTGCAAGTTTATGTAGAT AGTTCGTGGACTGAACAAGATTTGGATGGGACGAATGTATTTCTGACGAGCAGGGCATCGGAATTGAACGTCTATGTGGGAAGCGATGCCACAACAGTAGCAGCTGGATCTGTACAAAACAGAAAAG CTAAATTTACTCTCGAGAAACAGCCAGAGGgaataaatatatacactTTGAAAAACGAGAGATATAGATTGCAATTTTTGACAATCACTACAGAAAAGCAACTAGCAGCGGTATCGTATTATTTGGAGTGA
- the LOC134182616 gene encoding uncharacterized protein LOC134182616 isoform X1 — translation MSEDLDFAPTASSTSATEDRQESIPNVVQDDERAFHENISTISSPFLTNTAGKIVYIEFLLSSDTCLFSIDFFTTDDDSGIAFHMEIRSDDQLVTFNFKKDNTWGQTATAARFPLEHGERFVLTIETTAGCYETKVNGKLLYAFNHRWPIESVKRFRMIQEQLKDVQVSVNGSWTIKNLTNVRVSITSRRSGLNLLVKKDARTITTGKQKKSAKAQFDFAQRYDVGVYTIRNIKFDDKYLAIIKKELLAGRGRRGQRFSGHRNKRWLLSLSISQKLGMVHRCRRNRQNSFSYGCDSRL, via the exons ATGAGTGAAGACCTTGACTTCGCAC CTACAGCTTCTAGCACAAGTGCGACAGAGGACCGCCAAGAAAGCATTCCAAACGTGGTCCAGGACGACGAGAGGGCTTTTCACGAG aatATTTCTACAATTTCTTCTCCTTTCTTGACGAATACTGCGGGAAAAATTGTCTACATCGAATTTCTGCTATCGAGTGACACGTGCCTCTTTTCCATTGATTTCTTTACGACTGATGACGACAGTGGAATTGCTTTTCACATGGAAATACGATCTGATGACCAACTTGTAACCTTCAATTTTAAGAAGGATAACACTTGGggacaaacagcaacagcgGCTCGATTTCCACTTGAACATGGAGAACGGTTCGTCTTGACAATCGAGACAACAGCTGGATGCTATGAGACAAAAGTGAATGGCAAGCTTCTGTATGCTTTTAACCATCGATGGCCCATAGAATCAGTCAAACGATTTCGGATGATTCAAGAGCAATTGAAAGACGTACAAGTGTCAGTTAAT GGTTCGTGGACTATCAAAAATTTGACTAACGTCCGTGTCTCGATCACAAGCAGGCGCTCCGGCCTCAACCTGCTGGTCAAGAAGGATGCCAGAACTATCACAACTGGGAAACAGAAAAAAAGTGCAAAAG CTCAGTTTGATTTTGCCCAACGATATGATGTAGGCGTATACACGATACGAAACATCAAATTTGACGACAAGTACTTAGCCATCATAAAGAAGGAGCTGCTCGCGGGAAG AGGACGGCGAGGACAACGCTTTTCGGGTCACCGAAACAAACGATGGCTATTATCGCTTTCGATCTCACAAAAACTCGGAATGGTACATCGGTGTCGACGAAACAGGCAAAATAGTTTCTCCTACGGATGTGACTCACGATTGTGA
- the LOC134182616 gene encoding uncharacterized protein LOC134182616 isoform X2, which translates to MSEDLDFAPTASSTSATEDRQESIPNVVQDDERAFHENISTISSPFLTNTAGKIVYIEFLLSSDTCLFSIDFFTTDDDSGIAFHMEIRSDDQLVTFNFKKDNTWGQTATAARFPLEHGERFVLTIETTAGCYETKVNGKLLYAFNHRWPIESVKRFRMIQEQLKDVQVSVNGSWTIKNLTNVRVSITSRRSGLNLLVKKDARTITTGKQKKSAKAQFDFAQRYDVGVYTIRNIKFDDKYLAIIKKELLAGRWFFVAHAEYDKRSISWDLLDR; encoded by the exons ATGAGTGAAGACCTTGACTTCGCAC CTACAGCTTCTAGCACAAGTGCGACAGAGGACCGCCAAGAAAGCATTCCAAACGTGGTCCAGGACGACGAGAGGGCTTTTCACGAG aatATTTCTACAATTTCTTCTCCTTTCTTGACGAATACTGCGGGAAAAATTGTCTACATCGAATTTCTGCTATCGAGTGACACGTGCCTCTTTTCCATTGATTTCTTTACGACTGATGACGACAGTGGAATTGCTTTTCACATGGAAATACGATCTGATGACCAACTTGTAACCTTCAATTTTAAGAAGGATAACACTTGGggacaaacagcaacagcgGCTCGATTTCCACTTGAACATGGAGAACGGTTCGTCTTGACAATCGAGACAACAGCTGGATGCTATGAGACAAAAGTGAATGGCAAGCTTCTGTATGCTTTTAACCATCGATGGCCCATAGAATCAGTCAAACGATTTCGGATGATTCAAGAGCAATTGAAAGACGTACAAGTGTCAGTTAAT GGTTCGTGGACTATCAAAAATTTGACTAACGTCCGTGTCTCGATCACAAGCAGGCGCTCCGGCCTCAACCTGCTGGTCAAGAAGGATGCCAGAACTATCACAACTGGGAAACAGAAAAAAAGTGCAAAAG CTCAGTTTGATTTTGCCCAACGATATGATGTAGGCGTATACACGATACGAAACATCAAATTTGACGACAAGTACTTAGCCATCATAAAGAAGGAGCTGCTCGCGGGAAGGTGGTTCTTTGTTGCACATGCGGAATACGACAAAAGATCGATATCTTGGGATTTGCTTGACAGGTAG
- the LOC134182616 gene encoding uncharacterized protein LOC134182616 isoform X3, translating to MSEDLDFAPTASSTSATEDRQESIPNVVQDDERAFHENISTISSPFLTNTAGKIVYIEFLLSSDTCLFSIDFFTTDDDSGIAFHMEIRSDDQLVTFNFKKDNTWGQTATAARFPLEHGERFVLTIETTAGCYETKVNGKLLYAFNHRWPIESVKRFRMIQEQLKDVQVSVNGSWTIKNLTNVRVSITSRRSGLNLLVKKDARTITTGKQKKSAKAQFDFAQRYDVGVYTIRNIKFDDKYLAIIKKELLAGR from the exons ATGAGTGAAGACCTTGACTTCGCAC CTACAGCTTCTAGCACAAGTGCGACAGAGGACCGCCAAGAAAGCATTCCAAACGTGGTCCAGGACGACGAGAGGGCTTTTCACGAG aatATTTCTACAATTTCTTCTCCTTTCTTGACGAATACTGCGGGAAAAATTGTCTACATCGAATTTCTGCTATCGAGTGACACGTGCCTCTTTTCCATTGATTTCTTTACGACTGATGACGACAGTGGAATTGCTTTTCACATGGAAATACGATCTGATGACCAACTTGTAACCTTCAATTTTAAGAAGGATAACACTTGGggacaaacagcaacagcgGCTCGATTTCCACTTGAACATGGAGAACGGTTCGTCTTGACAATCGAGACAACAGCTGGATGCTATGAGACAAAAGTGAATGGCAAGCTTCTGTATGCTTTTAACCATCGATGGCCCATAGAATCAGTCAAACGATTTCGGATGATTCAAGAGCAATTGAAAGACGTACAAGTGTCAGTTAAT GGTTCGTGGACTATCAAAAATTTGACTAACGTCCGTGTCTCGATCACAAGCAGGCGCTCCGGCCTCAACCTGCTGGTCAAGAAGGATGCCAGAACTATCACAACTGGGAAACAGAAAAAAAGTGCAAAAG CTCAGTTTGATTTTGCCCAACGATATGATGTAGGCGTATACACGATACGAAACATCAAATTTGACGACAAGTACTTAGCCATCATAAAGAAGGAGCTGCTCGCGGGAAG GTAG
- the LOC134181812 gene encoding galectin-4-like, whose amino-acid sequence MHTQVEKITLPFSHPYLTNSPGRSIYINGKLSENPYRFSVNFFTTDDPDDDSGSALTIDIRFDERAAVFNSKTGGVWNVEERADSFPFVPGEIFLFTVLTTEQFYDIKVNDEHLYSFNHRLSIDSVRRLGINQEQIAEISTVDLLQVYVDVS is encoded by the exons ATGCATACACAGGTCGAAAAG ATTACTCTACCGTTTTCTCATCCTTATCTGACCAACAGCCCTGGAAGAAGTATTTACATTAACGGAAAATTGTCAGAGAATCCGTATCGATTTAGTGTGAATTTTTTCACTACTGATGATCCTGATGACGACAGTGGTAGCGCCCTCACTATTGATATTCGATTTGATGAACGTGCTGCGGTGTTTAACTCCAAAACAGGCGGAGTATGGAATGTTGAAGAGAGAGCGGATAGTTTTCCGTTTGTGCCTGGCGAAATATTTCTTTTCACCGTATTGACAACCGAACAGTTCTATGACATCAAAGTGAATGATGAACATCTATATTCTTTCAATCATCGTCTGTCTATAGACTCTGTCAGGCGACTTGGAATCAATCAGGAGCAAATTGCAGAAATTTCTACCGTCGATCTGTTGCAAGTTTATGTAGATGTAAGTTAA